In a single window of the Renibacterium salmoninarum ATCC 33209 genome:
- a CDS encoding NmrA family NAD(P)-binding protein translates to MVTPSSENAEQQQLRFIDAAIAAGVQHIVLLSQLGADVDSPVRFLRYHAVVEQRLEQLGIGYTFLRPNLFFKACLHSKKVLLRPVISQPRLGILE, encoded by the coding sequence TTGGTCACCCCGTCGAGCGAAAACGCAGAACAGCAGCAACTTCGTTTCATTGATGCTGCAATCGCGGCCGGTGTTCAACACATAGTCTTGCTCTCTCAGCTAGGCGCCGACGTCGATTCTCCCGTTCGCTTTCTTCGCTACCACGCAGTGGTCGAGCAGCGACTTGAACAGTTAGGTATTGGCTATACCTTTCTGCGCCCTAATCTGTTTTTCAAGGCTTGTTTGCATTCAAAGAAGGTATTGCTGCGACCGGTAATTTCGCAGCCCCGATTGGGAATACTCGAGTGA
- a CDS encoding flavodoxin family protein — MAQAIAGELDAPVLAPADAVPKRIREADIVGFGSGIYWMNFHPELIQLIQNLPDITGRAAFIFATSGLPETPINRYTRRLKKLLESKGFRVMGTYTCRGLDTWGPFGVIGGVSKYHPNAQDLDLAIEFAKNLKLSV, encoded by the coding sequence ATCGCTCAAGCGATCGCCGGCGAGCTCGACGCCCCGGTATTGGCTCCTGCGGATGCTGTTCCCAAGCGTATTCGTGAGGCGGATATCGTTGGTTTCGGGTCCGGAATTTATTGGATGAATTTCCATCCTGAGCTGATCCAGCTTATTCAAAATCTGCCTGATATCACAGGGCGTGCTGCTTTCATTTTCGCCACCAGTGGGCTTCCCGAAACTCCGATAAACCGTTACACGCGCAGACTCAAAAAGCTCCTTGAATCCAAAGGGTTTCGGGTCATGGGCACCTACACTTGCCGCGGCCTAGACACTTGGGGGCCATTCGGGGTGATAGGTGGGGTAAGCAAATACCACCCCAACGCGCAAGACCTAGACCTGGCGATCGAATTCGCCAAAAACCTGAAATTAAGCGTCTAG
- a CDS encoding N-acetyltransferase, which translates to MAALAGYRSAPLDSASWDAFAELVERNNGIFGGCWCIGFHLENKHEGIDHREAKRQRVFSDQAHAALVFDADGVAQGWCQYGSPKELPGIKHKREYLKDQPPWPNLRITCFYVDTKHRGQGIARVGLEGALAQIAAAGGGLVEAIPEVTDGRIAHGRFLYSATVELFEDLGFERGRQLGKHAYVVSKLVTPQ; encoded by the coding sequence GTGGCGGCGTTGGCTGGGTACCGGAGTGCGCCACTCGATTCTGCTAGCTGGGATGCATTCGCAGAACTGGTTGAGCGTAATAACGGCATCTTTGGCGGTTGCTGGTGCATCGGATTCCATCTAGAAAACAAGCATGAGGGGATTGATCATCGAGAGGCTAAGCGGCAGCGAGTATTTAGTGATCAAGCGCATGCCGCGTTAGTCTTTGACGCCGACGGCGTAGCTCAAGGTTGGTGCCAGTACGGCAGTCCTAAGGAATTGCCAGGGATCAAACACAAGCGCGAATATCTCAAAGATCAACCGCCATGGCCTAACTTGCGCATCACCTGTTTTTATGTTGACACGAAACACCGCGGCCAAGGCATTGCCAGAGTCGGTTTAGAAGGTGCGTTGGCGCAAATTGCGGCCGCTGGTGGGGGATTAGTTGAAGCGATCCCTGAGGTAACGGATGGACGGATTGCACACGGCAGATTCTTGTACAGCGCTACGGTCGAGTTGTTTGAGGATCTTGGCTTTGAACGCGGCCGGCAACTGGGTAAACATGCGTATGTAGTGAGTAAGCTCGTCACACCGCAGTAA
- a CDS encoding dihydrodipicolinate synthase family protein produces MFSGLCGFPITPVRAQEIDHPTLGLLVSRIVSSGASSLGILGSTGGYAYLSRQERTEIIRTAAEFAVGTPILAGIGALTTDEVLRLADDAQGAGPAGVLLAPLGYHKLTPDEVFGLYQDVTGELSVPLCVYDNPATTGFSFSDDLYARIAELPRVAAIKIPPVPLDRDTARHRINQLREGLPEQLALGISGDASASVALSVGCQSWFSVVGGLLPKTAMNILTAAQNGDFQSSRALSKQLDPLWDLFRRYGSFRVISAAAEVMGLVGDSFMPRPLLGLDSAARQEVAQALLPFSSFDSV; encoded by the coding sequence ATGTTTTCTGGCTTATGCGGTTTTCCGATCACACCGGTCCGGGCGCAGGAAATTGATCACCCAACGCTAGGGCTGCTGGTTAGCCGAATTGTTTCTTCAGGAGCTAGCTCGCTGGGCATTCTCGGTTCGACTGGTGGTTATGCCTATTTATCTCGCCAAGAACGCACTGAAATTATTCGAACGGCGGCCGAGTTTGCCGTTGGCACGCCAATCCTGGCTGGTATCGGTGCATTGACCACCGATGAGGTTTTACGGTTGGCCGACGACGCTCAAGGCGCTGGTCCCGCTGGCGTGCTACTAGCGCCCCTTGGCTACCATAAGCTCACGCCAGATGAAGTATTTGGTTTATACCAGGACGTCACCGGCGAGTTATCCGTACCTCTTTGCGTTTACGACAATCCAGCCACCACGGGGTTTAGTTTCAGCGATGATTTGTATGCACGTATCGCAGAATTACCTCGGGTTGCTGCGATCAAGATTCCACCAGTACCTCTTGATCGCGATACTGCTAGGCACCGGATAAACCAGCTTCGGGAAGGGTTGCCCGAGCAGCTTGCCCTTGGTATTAGCGGTGACGCAAGCGCATCCGTGGCGCTCTCTGTCGGTTGCCAGAGCTGGTTTTCAGTAGTTGGTGGGCTGCTACCGAAGACTGCGATGAATATTCTTACCGCGGCTCAGAACGGTGACTTTCAAAGTAGCCGAGCCCTTTCAAAGCAGCTGGATCCGCTCTGGGACCTGTTCCGCCGTTACGGTAGTTTTCGAGTGATTTCTGCTGCCGCTGAGGTCATGGGCTTAGTTGGAGACTCTTTTATGCCCCGGCCCTTGCTGGGCCTAGATTCGGCAGCGCGCCAAGAAGTAGCTCAGGCGCTTTTGCCATTCAGCAGTTTTGACTCAGTATAA
- a CDS encoding SdrD B-like domain-containing protein yields the protein MLAVGNIAGVIYNDTNGNGKQDPNEPGFPGVTVVLKDANGNEIARTVTDANGA from the coding sequence TTGCTCGCCGTTGGAAATATTGCTGGCGTCATCTACAACGACACCAACGGAAACGGTAAGCAAGATCCAAACGAGCCAGGATTCCCCGGCGTGACCGTGGTGTTGAAAGATGCCAACGGCAACGAAATTGCTAGGACGGTGACTGACGCCAACGGCGCCTAA
- a CDS encoding 3-hydroxyacyl-CoA dehydrogenase, which produces MKYVTVIGTGVLGSQIAFQTAFSGFDVVAFDVDEEAIEQAKIRFAALATTYRNQVSGADDAKVDGALGRLSYSVDLAEAVHNADLVIEAAPENIEVKNGIFQQLSAIAPAKTIFATNSSTLLPSAMAPHTGRPEKFLALHFANHIWAQNTAEIMGTAQTSPEVYATVVQFAQDIGMVPIELKKEQAGYLLNSLLVPLLAASSALYVDEIASPDMIDKTWRLGTGSPRGPFQIQDIVGLTTFYNITSSSKDAKMQKFARQIKAKYIGQGKLGVATGEGFYTYRQ; this is translated from the coding sequence ATGAAGTATGTAACTGTCATTGGAACTGGAGTCTTGGGCTCGCAAATTGCTTTCCAAACAGCCTTTAGCGGCTTCGACGTGGTTGCTTTCGACGTCGATGAAGAAGCAATTGAGCAGGCGAAAATCCGATTTGCGGCGCTGGCCACCACTTATCGCAATCAGGTGTCAGGAGCGGACGATGCAAAAGTTGATGGTGCGTTGGGGCGGCTAAGTTACTCGGTAGATTTAGCCGAAGCTGTCCACAACGCTGATCTAGTTATTGAGGCAGCGCCGGAAAATATTGAAGTCAAAAATGGAATCTTCCAGCAGCTCAGCGCAATCGCACCAGCTAAAACCATCTTCGCTACCAATTCGTCAACGCTGCTACCTAGCGCAATGGCACCGCACACCGGACGTCCGGAGAAATTCCTTGCTTTACATTTTGCCAATCATATTTGGGCGCAAAACACCGCTGAAATAATGGGCACAGCGCAAACCTCACCAGAGGTCTACGCAACGGTAGTGCAGTTCGCTCAAGATATTGGCATGGTGCCAATTGAGCTGAAAAAGGAACAGGCCGGCTACTTACTCAACTCATTGCTAGTACCGCTATTAGCCGCTTCATCTGCTCTCTATGTCGATGAGATCGCCAGTCCCGACATGATCGACAAGACCTGGCGCCTAGGAACAGGCTCACCGCGAGGCCCGTTCCAAATTCAAGACATTGTGGGTCTGACTACGTTCTACAACATCACTTCCTCGAGCAAAGATGCCAAAATGCAAAAATTCGCTCGCCAAATCAAAGCCAAATACATCGGCCAAGGGAAGCTCGGCGTAGCGACCGGAGAGGGTTTCTACACCTACAGACAATGA
- a CDS encoding helix-turn-helix transcriptional regulator yields MNPESSPTARALQALEILRSRPGTTAEELGTRLGVTDRAARRYVAILREAGIPVESIRGAHGGYRLGHGVRLSPVSFTETESLRLVMAVLGGKTTSQSSEDLLDSALSKVIRVLPDAVAQQARTIREYAATVPDSHLSPPEPSVASTLVTAIAGKVSVLLNYRNAGGKESTVEVDPWAVIVRFHYWYLLGYSHQAAAIRTYRLDRIGGVRPTNASFQPPEDLDPVASLEENLGQGWKFQTRVIFNEPFASVKPWISPTMGTLTALGEGCVLVGSTSNPAMYVRERLAVLPFSFRIEDSPELLAEVSALAQRFNQALAASI; encoded by the coding sequence ATGAATCCTGAATCGAGCCCCACGGCTAGAGCGCTTCAGGCGCTTGAGATTCTCCGAAGCCGTCCTGGTACCACCGCTGAAGAACTCGGCACGCGACTTGGCGTTACCGATCGGGCAGCAAGAAGATATGTGGCAATACTGCGCGAAGCAGGAATACCAGTGGAATCAATCCGCGGCGCCCATGGCGGGTATCGACTTGGTCATGGCGTGCGCCTCTCCCCCGTCAGTTTCACCGAAACTGAATCCTTGCGCTTAGTCATGGCAGTACTCGGCGGGAAAACGACTTCACAAAGCAGCGAAGACCTCCTAGATTCGGCGCTGAGCAAAGTAATCAGAGTGTTGCCCGACGCCGTCGCGCAGCAAGCGAGGACAATCCGCGAATACGCGGCCACAGTGCCAGATAGTCACCTATCCCCGCCTGAGCCGTCCGTGGCAAGCACCCTAGTTACCGCAATTGCTGGCAAAGTCTCAGTATTGTTGAATTACCGTAACGCCGGCGGCAAAGAGTCAACTGTTGAAGTTGATCCTTGGGCGGTCATCGTCCGATTTCATTACTGGTACTTGCTTGGATACTCTCATCAAGCAGCAGCCATTCGCACCTATCGCCTTGACCGGATAGGCGGCGTTCGCCCAACGAACGCCAGCTTCCAACCGCCCGAAGACTTGGATCCGGTGGCTTCCTTGGAAGAAAATCTTGGCCAAGGCTGGAAATTTCAGACCCGAGTAATCTTTAATGAGCCCTTTGCGTCGGTAAAGCCTTGGATAAGTCCCACCATGGGCACGTTGACCGCTTTAGGCGAAGGTTGCGTCCTAGTTGGCAGCACGAGTAATCCTGCGATGTACGTTCGGGAACGTTTGGCCGTCCTGCCTTTTAGCTTCCGCATCGAAGACAGTCCCGAGCTTCTTGCTGAAGTTTCAGCATTAGCCCAGCGATTCAATCAGGCCTTAGCAGCCAGCATCTGA
- a CDS encoding M20 family peptidase → MASTDPSGAEAERGQRAAQSLSELIRYLTVSTRRAEDRDDAQFEAQIAAMERLYPRIHLELSCERINSTGLLFRWQGRAANAGLAPVVLLAHLDVVPVDPNIQRTYPAFDGVQADGFLWGRGALDDKGAAVVLLEAVESLLAEGFQPERDVYLSFGSDEETGGLDAQAVVELFQERQIHPWLVLDEGGAVAEQVFPGVTEPISLVGVAEKGSLNVTVTATEAGGHSSMPPALTATARLARAVSRISRNPFKPSLHPASVELLETFAARMDGAQAQLLRRASKLRWPLARILPFFGPEANAMVRTTAAVTELSGSTAANVLAETATATVNLRIAPGETTSSALQRLRSAAKDPQLKFEVFEANEPSPTSATDNAQFGLISAAIKEAFAGVAVAPYIVMALTDSRRFNQICSAVYRFAPLRMSAAQRASLHATDERVSLTTLGEGVSFYRGILTRLLASD, encoded by the coding sequence ATGGCATCAACTGACCCTTCTGGCGCTGAAGCGGAGCGTGGGCAACGAGCGGCCCAAAGTTTGAGTGAACTTATCCGGTACCTGACAGTTTCTACTCGGCGGGCTGAAGATCGTGACGATGCGCAATTTGAGGCACAGATTGCCGCGATGGAAAGACTTTATCCGCGGATACACCTGGAGCTATCGTGTGAGCGGATTAACAGCACGGGATTGCTCTTTCGTTGGCAAGGACGAGCCGCGAATGCAGGTTTGGCACCAGTGGTTTTGCTGGCGCATCTGGATGTCGTTCCGGTTGACCCGAACATTCAGCGGACTTACCCGGCTTTTGACGGCGTGCAGGCGGATGGCTTTCTCTGGGGACGCGGCGCACTCGACGATAAGGGTGCTGCAGTAGTGCTACTTGAAGCGGTTGAGTCGCTTTTGGCTGAAGGCTTCCAGCCTGAACGTGATGTCTACTTATCCTTCGGCAGCGATGAAGAGACCGGCGGTCTTGACGCTCAAGCCGTTGTTGAGCTGTTCCAGGAACGCCAGATCCATCCATGGCTGGTCTTGGACGAGGGCGGCGCGGTGGCGGAGCAAGTATTTCCCGGTGTCACGGAGCCAATTTCTCTGGTCGGCGTGGCAGAAAAAGGCTCGCTCAACGTCACGGTGACTGCAACCGAAGCGGGTGGCCACTCGTCAATGCCGCCGGCGCTGACTGCAACCGCCAGGCTTGCCCGGGCGGTCAGCCGAATCAGTCGGAATCCCTTTAAGCCCAGTCTGCACCCAGCCAGTGTTGAGCTGCTCGAAACTTTTGCGGCCAGAATGGACGGTGCACAGGCACAGCTGCTGCGTCGCGCCAGCAAGCTGCGTTGGCCCTTGGCGAGGATTTTGCCGTTTTTCGGTCCGGAGGCGAACGCCATGGTGCGTACGACGGCGGCGGTCACCGAGCTTAGCGGCAGTACGGCAGCGAATGTGCTCGCCGAGACTGCTACTGCCACGGTCAACCTGCGGATTGCTCCGGGCGAAACCACGAGCTCGGCTTTGCAACGGCTTCGATCAGCGGCCAAAGACCCGCAGCTTAAGTTTGAGGTCTTCGAAGCGAATGAGCCCTCGCCAACATCCGCGACTGATAATGCCCAGTTTGGCCTTATTTCTGCGGCAATCAAGGAAGCCTTTGCGGGGGTTGCTGTGGCGCCATACATCGTGATGGCGTTGACAGACTCACGCAGATTTAACCAGATTTGCTCGGCTGTTTATCGGTTTGCGCCCTTACGGATGAGTGCAGCGCAACGAGCGAGCCTGCATGCTACCGATGAGCGAGTATCACTAACGACGCTGGGCGAAGGTGTGAGTTTTTATCGGGGTATTTTGACGAGGTTGCTGGCCTCGGACTGA
- a CDS encoding alpha/beta fold hydrolase, with protein MEIILIAGLWLDASAWRDVVPELEKWGHRVTPLTLPGQGDGQVTATFADQRAAVISAVDAAKGKPLVVGHSAACTLAWIAADARPEKVAATVLIGGFPSDDAELYADFFEMRNGEMLFPGWQQFEGPDSADLDAETRAQMTAAAIPIPEAVARGVVQLEDPRRFDVPTLCAVPGIFTRAGNGMGQIWRCSRAG; from the coding sequence GTGGAAATCATACTTATCGCTGGATTGTGGTTGGACGCTTCGGCTTGGCGCGACGTCGTGCCCGAGTTGGAAAAGTGGGGCCATCGGGTGACCCCGTTAACGTTGCCGGGGCAGGGGGACGGCCAGGTAACGGCGACCTTTGCCGACCAGCGGGCCGCGGTGATTTCTGCTGTTGATGCGGCGAAGGGAAAACCGTTGGTGGTAGGCCACTCGGCAGCTTGTACGCTAGCCTGGATTGCTGCTGATGCCAGGCCGGAGAAGGTGGCTGCAACGGTGTTGATTGGCGGTTTTCCCAGTGATGATGCGGAGCTCTATGCTGATTTTTTCGAGATGAGGAATGGCGAGATGCTATTTCCAGGGTGGCAGCAATTTGAAGGCCCGGATTCTGCCGACCTTGACGCTGAGACCAGGGCGCAGATGACGGCGGCGGCAATCCCCATCCCAGAAGCCGTTGCCAGGGGAGTCGTACAGCTGGAGGACCCCCGCCGGTTCGATGTGCCAACCTTATGTGCTGTGCCCGGAATTTTCACCCGCGCAGGCAATGGAATGGGTCAAATCTGGCGATGTTCCAGAGCTGGCTAA
- a CDS encoding endo-beta-N-acetylglucosaminidase H yields MTKQPIGRRTLLSLLGATAAVAATGVAAVSPAVAATTAKAAKSGPTSVVYIEVNSNSMLNAGKYTLSTGGAQVFDIAVIFAANINYDTSTNSAYLHFNDQVTAVLNDAENQIKPLQDKGIKVLLSVLGTHQGAGFTNFPDKASAEAFAAELSNAVTQYGLDGIDFDDEYTEYGNNGTGDPNDSSFYYLVTALRHKLGSSKLITLYDIGPSAERMSYNGNSIADTFNYSWNPYYGTWSDPRGPSSKSKRSPAAVQINSTSSSTAASYLSAQLTKAMASI; encoded by the coding sequence ATGACGAAACAGCCCATCGGAAGAAGAACCCTGCTGTCGCTGCTCGGCGCCACCGCAGCGGTAGCCGCTACTGGAGTTGCCGCAGTTAGCCCGGCGGTGGCAGCTACCACCGCGAAGGCTGCCAAATCTGGTCCAACCAGCGTGGTGTATATCGAAGTTAACAGCAACAGCATGCTCAATGCTGGGAAATACACACTCAGCACTGGTGGCGCTCAGGTGTTCGATATTGCGGTCATTTTTGCAGCCAATATTAACTACGACACCAGCACCAATAGTGCCTACCTGCATTTCAACGATCAGGTCACCGCAGTCCTCAATGATGCGGAGAACCAGATCAAGCCGTTGCAAGACAAGGGCATCAAGGTTTTGCTTTCGGTATTGGGCACTCATCAGGGTGCAGGCTTTACCAATTTTCCGGACAAAGCGTCCGCTGAGGCATTTGCCGCTGAGCTTTCCAATGCGGTCACCCAGTACGGCTTAGACGGCATTGACTTCGATGACGAATACACCGAATACGGCAACAACGGCACCGGCGATCCGAACGATAGTTCTTTCTACTATTTAGTCACCGCATTGCGCCACAAACTGGGTAGCAGCAAACTGATCACACTGTATGACATTGGTCCGTCAGCTGAACGAATGAGCTACAACGGAAATAGCATCGCGGATACCTTCAACTACTCTTGGAATCCCTATTATGGAACCTGGTCTGACCCCCGTGGACCCAGCTCCAAATCCAAGCGCTCCCCCGCCGCGGTCCAGATCAATTCGACCAGCAGTTCAACAGCTGCCAGCTATCTAAGCGCACAGTTGACGAAGGCTATGGCGTCTATCTGA
- a CDS encoding LPXTG cell wall anchor domain-containing protein, protein MSVENPPAGLNFKEAAGKITVVANQTAGANNFGYTKTAPNGDLPDTGVNGTIGLIAAGGGLLIIGGLLLMVFRRPCRS, encoded by the coding sequence GTGAGTGTTGAGAATCCGCCCGCGGGTCTGAACTTCAAGGAAGCCGCCGGCAAAATCACCGTGGTTGCTAACCAGACTGCGGGAGCTAATAACTTTGGTTACACGAAGACAGCTCCGAACGGTGATCTTCCGGACACCGGCGTCAATGGCACCATTGGGCTCATTGCGGCCGGTGGCGGTCTATTGATTATTGGTGGGCTGCTCTTGATGGTCTTCCGACGCCCGTGTCGGAGCTAG
- a CDS encoding helix-turn-helix transcriptional regulator: MTNRPTEEQYLRDLAFLRRVRDRIDREYAQPLDVEALARGVNISAGHLSRQFKLAYGEPPYAYLMTRRIERAMALLRRGDLSVTEVCFTVGCSSLGTFSTRFTELVGISPSSYRNQPDLDIQGLPACVATQVTRPIRNREASVAELGLD, encoded by the coding sequence GTGACCAACAGGCCAACTGAGGAACAGTATTTACGTGACCTGGCATTTTTGCGCAGAGTTCGTGATCGGATAGATCGCGAATATGCGCAACCGCTGGACGTTGAGGCATTAGCCCGGGGAGTAAATATTTCTGCCGGCCACCTCAGCAGGCAGTTCAAACTTGCCTACGGCGAACCGCCCTATGCGTATCTGATGACCCGGCGAATTGAGCGCGCAATGGCGCTATTGCGCAGGGGAGACCTGAGCGTCACCGAAGTCTGCTTCACCGTCGGCTGTTCATCACTTGGTACCTTTAGTACGCGGTTCACAGAGCTCGTTGGTATCTCGCCAAGTAGCTATCGAAACCAGCCTGATCTGGATATTCAAGGCTTACCAGCTTGTGTGGCCACACAGGTCACAAGACCGATCAGGAATCGAGAAGCGTCGGTTGCTGAGCTCGGCCTAGACTGA
- a CDS encoding transglutaminase-like domain-containing protein, with amino-acid sequence MVLNVALAHRGYAEVRENLTLLANGQPLQYRELPDAHGGRLMAFDLIDSSEVLMEYWAEVDGFAAPETSSETDLIRYVRPSRYCESDRLLPTSYAEFPGLRGIALVAAIRNWVAQELRYVSGSSRGTDGAVETLLARRGVCRDFAHLAISLLRAKAIPARLAAVYAPGLAPMDFHAIAEAWVDGQWFALDATGMAPRASMLRISTGRDASDTAFLSTVGGALTLKEIKVSATSAGELPVEDAAELITLH; translated from the coding sequence GTGGTGCTCAACGTTGCGTTAGCGCATCGCGGTTATGCGGAAGTGCGTGAGAATCTCACGCTCCTGGCCAACGGACAGCCACTGCAATACCGTGAGCTGCCAGACGCTCATGGTGGCCGGTTGATGGCTTTTGACCTCATCGACTCGAGTGAAGTGTTGATGGAATACTGGGCAGAAGTTGACGGTTTCGCAGCACCGGAAACCAGCTCGGAAACTGATCTAATCCGGTACGTACGGCCCTCCCGGTACTGCGAGTCAGATCGCTTGCTGCCCACTTCTTATGCGGAATTCCCGGGGCTTCGCGGCATTGCCTTGGTAGCAGCCATTCGGAACTGGGTTGCGCAAGAACTGCGTTACGTTAGCGGATCTTCTCGTGGCACCGATGGTGCAGTCGAAACTCTTTTGGCTCGGCGCGGGGTGTGCCGCGATTTCGCGCATTTGGCGATCTCGCTTTTACGTGCCAAAGCTATCCCGGCTCGGTTAGCAGCTGTCTATGCGCCGGGGCTTGCTCCTATGGACTTCCACGCGATTGCCGAAGCCTGGGTAGACGGCCAATGGTTTGCCCTTGATGCCACTGGAATGGCACCCAGGGCATCAATGTTGCGGATATCGACGGGCCGAGATGCCTCCGATACGGCTTTCCTCTCCACAGTGGGCGGCGCGCTGACTTTGAAAGAGATCAAAGTCAGCGCCACTTCGGCTGGCGAGCTGCCCGTTGAAGATGCCGCAGAGCTCATCACTTTGCACTAA
- a CDS encoding aminoglycoside phosphotransferase family protein: MLKEETWLAKLAPTLPLPIPSQLALGRPTESFPWNWAVYTWLPGDSAREGRINNLPEFATSLAEFLTGLGNADATGGPLPGQHNFYRGGSLSVYDKRTRESLSKLAGIIDVPLATSVWEMALASSWRGAPVWFHGDVSLGNLHVKDGELSAVIDFGTSGIGDPACDLAIAWTDFEGDARAAFRPGYKVDAQTWARGRGWT; the protein is encoded by the coding sequence GTGCTGAAGGAAGAAACTTGGTTGGCAAAACTTGCGCCAACGTTGCCGCTGCCCATCCCAAGCCAGCTTGCGCTGGGCCGGCCAACCGAATCCTTTCCTTGGAATTGGGCAGTTTACACTTGGCTACCTGGCGACAGCGCAAGAGAAGGCAGAATCAACAACCTTCCGGAGTTCGCGACGTCGCTAGCGGAGTTTCTTACTGGGCTAGGAAATGCGGACGCCACCGGCGGACCGTTACCGGGCCAACACAACTTCTACCGTGGCGGAAGTCTTTCGGTCTACGACAAGCGAACTCGAGAATCGCTGTCCAAATTGGCCGGCATAATAGACGTCCCCTTAGCGACGTCGGTGTGGGAAATGGCTCTCGCCTCGAGCTGGCGGGGCGCTCCAGTCTGGTTTCACGGCGATGTTTCGCTGGGAAACCTACACGTCAAAGATGGCGAGCTCAGTGCAGTTATCGACTTTGGCACCTCCGGCATTGGCGACCCAGCATGTGATCTTGCTATTGCTTGGACTGATTTTGAAGGGGACGCCCGTGCTGCCTTCCGGCCTGGTTATAAAGTTGACGCACAGACCTGGGCTCGGGGTAGAGGGTGGACTTGA
- a CDS encoding VOC family protein, whose translation MNISIHSSFLPHNDADATLAFYRDLLGFEVRDDVGYGGMRWITVGPADQPDTAIVLEPPAADPGITDEERRFVVEMMAKGSYARVLLATDDLDATFERIQASDAEIVQEPIEQQYGVRDFAVRDPAGNLLRIQQKR comes from the coding sequence ATGAACATTTCAATTCACTCCAGTTTCCTCCCACACAATGACGCGGATGCGACTTTAGCTTTCTACCGCGACTTACTAGGTTTTGAAGTTCGTGACGACGTCGGATACGGCGGAATGCGATGGATCACCGTCGGTCCCGCCGATCAGCCCGATACCGCCATCGTTTTAGAACCGCCGGCGGCCGACCCTGGTATCACCGATGAGGAACGCCGTTTTGTCGTCGAAATGATGGCAAAAGGCAGCTACGCACGTGTGCTCCTGGCTACAGACGATTTAGATGCCACCTTTGAGCGAATTCAGGCGAGCGATGCTGAAATCGTCCAAGAACCCATCGAGCAGCAGTACGGCGTCCGGGACTTTGCGGTACGTGATCCAGCAGGAAACTTGCTTCGCATTCAGCAAAAGCGCTAA
- a CDS encoding MarR family winged helix-turn-helix transcriptional regulator — MKAHLSQAARRRLSVDAWEALFRAQVAVIRKLQPDPIFKRVSMREYDVLYTLSKCPVDWLRLNELSKNVLLTQPSMSRLVERLEARGLIERRSADDDRRGLLLRLTDAGRELQRDVGREHAKDINALVGSALDEADMAELIRISRKLEAAVETS; from the coding sequence ATGAAAGCGCATCTGAGCCAGGCTGCGCGACGTAGGCTCAGCGTCGACGCTTGGGAGGCACTATTTCGTGCCCAAGTTGCGGTGATCAGGAAACTGCAGCCGGATCCGATTTTCAAACGGGTCAGCATGCGTGAATATGACGTGTTGTATACGCTCTCCAAATGCCCTGTTGATTGGTTGCGGCTCAATGAACTCAGCAAAAATGTCTTGCTCACCCAGCCCAGTATGTCCAGACTGGTCGAACGCCTAGAAGCTCGCGGTCTGATTGAGCGACGCAGTGCCGACGACGATCGTCGGGGGCTTCTGCTGAGGCTGACTGACGCCGGTCGCGAATTACAGCGGGACGTGGGCCGGGAACACGCCAAAGACATCAATGCTTTGGTGGGTTCTGCGCTCGACGAGGCAGATATGGCCGAGCTGATCAGGATCAGCAGAAAGTTGGAGGCAGCGGTCGAAACGTCTTAG